A region of the Oncorhynchus clarkii lewisi isolate Uvic-CL-2024 chromosome 29, UVic_Ocla_1.0, whole genome shotgun sequence genome:
tttgaaatatccaataaatgtcgttccacttcatgattgtgtcccacttgatgttgattcttcacaaaaaaatacagttttatatctttatgtttgaagcctgaaatgtggcaaaaggtcgcaaagttcaagggggccgaatactttcgcaaggcactgtatatgtcaaACAGCTATGCTGAACGGAACTATGTGGTCTGTAATTTGTAAATACCATGATTTTTACAATAAGCCTACTGCTTGGAGGAATTtgactgtttgtgtttgtggtggCCTCATATTTCAAACCCTCGTGACAGATGTCGTAGGCCTATGGGTGTGGTTTGTCTTCTACCTTGTTGCCATCCATCCATGACTTACGTGCAAATGCTGACTTGTGGTGAATTCACCTGCGGAGCTTCTCCTGCATTCTTCAAGCTCTATGAATGATACCTATTGAACACAATGCTAACCAAAGCTAAGAATTCATTTAATTATTTTGATTCAACTCAATGGGACGGTAGGAAAGAATATGGGCAATTTTGGTTTTCCTTTTCCTACCAATGGATAAATGAGGCGTCATGATTTTCTTAAATCTTGGGATGTTGACTAGCCTATGAACAACCTATGCAGCTTGCTCGATTATTGTACTTTGCTGCTGTTCATTTTCTAATTCAATGTTTAATATTAGTTTATTATGTATTCGACTTCTTAGAAGACGCCTACTGTAAACCTAGTCTACAGCCATCACTAAAGGAGCAGAAAAGCATGAGGATCGAATAGTCAAAATGATGGATCTTCAATAACGTTTTCTTTCCTCTACTGATACTCACGTCTTCTTCACGCCTGAGCCTACAGTACTTTTTGTAAGTTACTCCTGACCTTAGTCTTGTTATAAAATGAACAACAGTATGCTAATGTAATCGGTTGTAATGGAAACCTTATTTTAGCTAATAATGTAGATCTACATTTTGTATTTTGGATATTATTCCTAATGTATTCATTATAACCTCTAAGTTGTATGTGATTGTTGATCTTTTGGGGGGTTCAAGATGGCAAACATACATTCACAATAGCAAAATGTAGACAAAACTATGTGGGTTAATAACCTTGAAACGAGTATTACATGGAAGTTGTTATATCTCTGGTAACTGGATGTTTGTTCGTTTATTTTCAACAACTTTTAGAAGAATAGGAAACACGGTATACCTTCAGGTTTCCTAATCAATGTTGTGTTGAAAGGTACATGATGTAAATATCTTGGGCTGTGTGATGCTCTGAGTCCTTGGCCAAGCACAGATAACAAGCCTCTCTGGAGCATCACCTAGGACACTGGCCCTCAGAGACCTGCAGTTGCCTCTAGTTCTGACTGGCTGTATCCCCTTATTGGTCTCACATTAATAAAACAAAGTACCTCATTTTGATAAATACTTATGCTCTTCATTTAATCAGTTTATATGCTCATGTTTTTTTTTGCCGGTGAGTTGCTAACCCCCCCtctcctttatttctctctctctcttcattctttcTATTCATGTCCTACTACATACAGCAGCCAATGGCCCGATGCCGATGCAATGGAACGATCTTGTGCCTCTGCCTCATGCCCTGTGTGATGatgggacatctcctggtttatATCATGGTGTCCATATTTGTATCCATATCCTACTCCCCTCCCCACCTACCTGTCCACTTTGTTGCCCCAGGGGTCTCTGCCAACTCTGGGGCACTGGCCTCCCATCCCCTGGGCCCCTTCTGGAACCTTCGCCTGGAGGACAGTGCTTTGTGGAACCAGCTTCAGCATCTCTGGGACCGGCACCATAACCCCATTTTGAGGGGCAACTCAACTGCAGGTATGATCACAAGGCTTAGCACTCAGCCACCAGAGATGGAGGTCTCCTCAGACTGTGGCCCAGACAAGTGCTGGCTGCCTCACCTACCTGACTTCAATACCCTGCCAGAGCAGATGAGGGCATTTGTCCAGTCCATGCATTGCAGGGTGTACCCCTTCCTCATGAACCAGCCCAGAGTGTGTGCTGGCAATGAAAGCACTGGGCCGGAGCTACCTATGCTGCTAATGGCCATCAAATCCCAGGTGGGTAACTTTGAGAACAGGCAGGCTATCCGGGAAACATGGGGGAGAAGTGGCTGGGTGAAGGGGGAGCTCGGGGGGAGAGGTGGGCTGGTGCGTACAGTATTTCTGCTGGGTAGACAGGACTCGACAACGGGCCCTCACCCAGACCTTGGGGGCCTCCTGATGCTGGAGAGCCAGCAGTATGGGGACATCCTGCAGTGGGACTTCAGGGACACTTTCTTTAACCTGACCCTGAAAGATCTGCTTTTCTGGCATTGGCTTCAGAACCACTGTCCAGGGGCACAGTTTGTCTTCAAGGGTGATGATGATGTTTTTGTTAGGACAAGTTCCCTCCTGGACTACCTGCATAAACAGAGGGAGGAGAACGGCATGTGGAGCGCAGATAGGAACAAAACTGAGAAGATAAAGGATTTATTTCTGGGGG
Encoded here:
- the LOC139388494 gene encoding N-acetyllactosaminide beta-1,3-N-acetylglucosaminyltransferase 2, whose protein sequence is MARCRCNGTILCLCLMPCVMMGHLLVYIMVSIFVSISYSPPHLPVHFVAPGVSANSGALASHPLGPFWNLRLEDSALWNQLQHLWDRHHNPILRGNSTAGMITRLSTQPPEMEVSSDCGPDKCWLPHLPDFNTLPEQMRAFVQSMHCRVYPFLMNQPRVCAGNESTGPELPMLLMAIKSQVGNFENRQAIRETWGRSGWVKGELGGRGGLVRTVFLLGRQDSTTGPHPDLGGLLMLESQQYGDILQWDFRDTFFNLTLKDLLFWHWLQNHCPGAQFVFKGDDDVFVRTSSLLDYLHKQREENGMWSADRNKTEKIKDLFLGDVIQNAMPNRQPTTKYYISESFYKGAYPPYAGGGGVVYSGALAMRLRQVSERVHLFPIDDVYLGMCLHRLGVAPIHHPGFYTFDLPETEREKPCAYSSVLLVHKRNPKEMLTLWRRLQSPPSPC